One window of Anaerolineae bacterium genomic DNA carries:
- a CDS encoding Selenocysteine-specific translation elongation factor, producing MKVIGTAGHVDHGKSSLVEALSGINPDRLAEEQARQMTIDLGFAWLTLPNGEEIGIVDVPGHRDFIENMLAGVGGIDAVLLVIAADEGIMPQTREHLAIVDLLRISRGVVALNKIDIVDQEWLELVQDEVRQVLQGTHLANAPIIPVSARTHQGLERLKLALQEQLVDLPPRGNNGRPRLPIDRVFTLSGFGTIVTGTLLDSPLEVGAECEILPQGLKTRIRSLQTHKKKEEIALPGSRTAANLSGVAVEQIRRGDVLVKSGSYRPTQRLDVRFRLLPDVTTSLKHNLQVKFFLYTAEVVGRVRLLGLEELLPGEEGWLQIELQSPTVAVRGDRFILRRPSPPETLGGGEILDPFPQRRYKRFGDEWQARLEALLKGDSGEVILKLLQRHDWLTTTQIVELTNFSLEEVVQSLEALIRDQHIIDPAGRFGRSGKERYEAPLVAQMRWKEWQTKTQRLLQEYHQTYPLRRGIPREELKNRLKLPPTLFQPFLEGLKGEGKIREERMAIALPDFRIQFKPAQREQIAELMRLFERAPYSPPSPKECKMKVGEALYEALLELDELVQVSEEVVFRRQHYQQAVESICQLIDQQGQVSAAEVRDHLQTSRKYALALLEYLDAEGITERVGDVRILKTSVLPFKESDQ from the coding sequence GTGAAGGTAATTGGCACAGCCGGACATGTCGATCACGGGAAATCCAGCCTGGTAGAAGCTTTGAGTGGAATAAACCCGGATCGGCTGGCAGAAGAGCAGGCCCGTCAGATGACCATAGATTTAGGATTTGCCTGGCTCACCCTGCCCAACGGCGAAGAAATCGGCATCGTCGATGTGCCCGGTCATCGTGATTTTATTGAGAACATGTTGGCTGGAGTGGGTGGAATCGACGCGGTTCTGCTCGTCATTGCAGCCGACGAAGGGATCATGCCTCAAACGCGAGAGCATCTGGCGATTGTGGACTTATTGCGCATCTCGCGCGGGGTGGTGGCCCTAAACAAGATTGATATCGTCGATCAAGAGTGGCTTGAGCTGGTGCAGGATGAAGTGCGACAAGTGCTGCAAGGCACTCACCTGGCAAATGCGCCAATTATCCCGGTCTCTGCCAGGACGCATCAGGGTTTGGAGCGCTTGAAACTTGCCCTTCAGGAACAACTCGTCGACCTGCCGCCGAGAGGCAACAATGGCAGACCACGCCTGCCGATCGACCGCGTTTTCACGCTGAGCGGCTTTGGTACGATTGTAACCGGGACGTTGCTGGACAGTCCGTTGGAGGTGGGTGCGGAATGCGAGATTCTTCCGCAGGGGTTGAAAACGCGCATCCGAAGCCTGCAAACGCATAAGAAAAAAGAGGAAATCGCCTTACCGGGCAGCCGTACAGCTGCTAATCTGAGTGGGGTTGCGGTTGAGCAAATTCGGCGCGGCGATGTTCTGGTCAAATCCGGAAGCTATCGTCCTACCCAGCGATTAGATGTGCGCTTTCGATTGTTACCCGATGTCACTACCAGCTTGAAACACAACCTGCAGGTCAAATTCTTTCTCTATACCGCTGAAGTGGTTGGACGGGTGCGCCTTCTAGGCCTGGAAGAGCTTCTGCCGGGTGAAGAAGGCTGGCTTCAGATTGAATTGCAGTCACCTACAGTAGCTGTGCGAGGAGATCGCTTTATATTACGGCGTCCCTCTCCACCTGAGACCCTGGGCGGTGGTGAAATCTTAGACCCATTTCCTCAACGCCGTTATAAACGCTTTGGCGATGAATGGCAGGCTCGCTTAGAGGCTTTGTTAAAGGGGGATTCGGGCGAGGTTATCCTGAAGCTTCTCCAGCGACATGACTGGTTGACTACCACACAGATCGTTGAGCTGACCAATTTCTCTCTGGAAGAGGTGGTTCAAAGCCTGGAAGCCTTGATTCGAGACCAGCATATCATTGACCCCGCTGGACGTTTTGGCAGGTCGGGAAAGGAACGATACGAGGCTCCGCTGGTGGCTCAAATGAGATGGAAAGAGTGGCAGACGAAGACACAGAGGTTGCTTCAAGAATATCACCAAACCTACCCATTACGGCGGGGGATACCCCGTGAGGAATTGAAGAACCGCCTGAAACTACCCCCCACGCTCTTCCAGCCTTTTCTGGAAGGACTAAAAGGTGAGGGCAAAATAAGGGAAGAGCGAATGGCAATTGCCTTGCCTGACTTTCGAATCCAGTTTAAACCCGCTCAAAGGGAACAGATTGCCGAATTGATGCGTCTTTTCGAAAGGGCTCCGTATTCCCCTCCCAGCCCCAAAGAGTGTAAAATGAAAGTCGGCGAAGCGTTGTATGAGGCACTTCTAGAACTCGACGAGCTGGTTCAGGTCTCCGAAGAGGTGGTCTTTCGACGTCAGCACTACCAGCAGGCGGTAGAGAGTATCTGTCAATTGATCGATCAACAGGGGCAGGTTAGCGCGGCGGAGGTGCGTGACCATTTACAGACCAGCCGCAAGTATGCCCTCGCTTTGCTCGAATACCTGGATGCCGAAGGAATCACCGAACGGGTTGGGGATGTGCGGATTTTGAAGACAAGCGTTCTGCCCTTTAAGGAGTCAGATCAATGA
- a CDS encoding Chromosome partition protein smc, which translates to MQPEQILKKLDWLDDERRRDKATIAALEEKIKSLEQSLQSAHQQIKEISAELSRYKPLGGRIDQTDEALLKFKVEVKQQLEALEKETQRREQEAEKLRRVEIKTLEASIAEIKKEISAIAELRRSLQTRIDEELRISRAITELEEKIAELERTEEEFNRLIRQSEDNRRQDARKITDLQGETTAIRKLYNELQAQLELGSVTAKRMESRMAEVEGTFGEIKQAQIKFIEEQSLLQVERERLWKEWLGRIEQFEEIAKEVEKTFQDVDATNRTVQRTQKAIEELAQKVERRVSELTELQRLGEERLRQEWVAFKSDDQKRWTNYTLVQEEIRSELVRQIDKIINQIGLLEENFQTVKDAVALLNVQLERNLRNLLNAVYNWAAEFDHTTQDRQ; encoded by the coding sequence ATGCAACCGGAACAAATATTGAAGAAACTTGATTGGTTGGATGATGAACGCCGACGCGATAAGGCAACCATTGCTGCGCTCGAGGAAAAGATCAAAAGTCTGGAGCAAAGTTTGCAAAGTGCGCATCAGCAAATCAAGGAGATATCTGCCGAATTGAGTCGCTATAAACCTCTTGGGGGACGGATCGATCAGACCGATGAAGCACTGCTGAAATTTAAAGTTGAGGTCAAACAACAGCTTGAGGCCTTAGAGAAGGAAACTCAGCGACGTGAACAGGAAGCCGAAAAGTTACGCCGCGTCGAAATCAAAACCCTTGAGGCTTCGATTGCGGAGATCAAGAAAGAAATCAGTGCGATTGCTGAACTTCGCCGCAGCCTGCAAACCCGTATTGATGAGGAATTGCGTATTTCGCGAGCGATTACCGAACTGGAAGAAAAGATAGCCGAACTTGAGCGGACAGAAGAGGAGTTCAACCGCCTGATTCGCCAATCGGAAGACAATCGCCGCCAGGATGCGCGCAAGATCACCGATTTGCAAGGGGAGACCACGGCAATCCGTAAGCTGTATAATGAGTTGCAAGCCCAGCTTGAGTTAGGCAGCGTGACGGCAAAGCGAATGGAGAGCCGCATGGCAGAGGTGGAAGGCACTTTTGGTGAAATAAAGCAGGCGCAGATAAAGTTTATCGAAGAGCAATCCCTCCTTCAGGTCGAAAGAGAACGCCTTTGGAAAGAATGGTTGGGAAGAATCGAGCAATTTGAAGAGATAGCGAAGGAAGTGGAAAAGACATTTCAGGACGTAGATGCGACCAACCGTACGGTGCAACGGACGCAAAAAGCTATCGAGGAATTGGCACAAAAGGTCGAGCGGCGGGTGAGCGAATTGACCGAGTTACAACGGCTGGGTGAAGAACGCTTGCGTCAGGAATGGGTTGCCTTCAAGAGCGATGATCAGAAGCGCTGGACGAATTACACCCTGGTTCAAGAAGAAATCCGCTCTGAATTGGTGCGTCAGATTGATAAAATCATAAACCAGATTGGCCTGCTTGAAGAAAATTTCCAAACCGTTAAGGACGCCGTTGCGCTATTGAATGTTCAGTTGGAACGAAACTTACGAAATCTGCTTAATGCTGTTTATAACTGGGCGGCAGAATTCGACCACACGACCCAGGATCGTCAATAA